CACCGTGGCCTTTATATAGCAGGCCGCTAGTATCAAAGAGGACATAGTAAAGCCGAGCCATTTCGCCCGGTTGCAGGCCCAGCTTAGCATAGTCAAAGACGAAACCGAGGCTTCCCTTGCTAGCGGGGCGTTGAGGCAGCCGTAGCACAAGTTGGTAATTGCTACGCACTATAACGGCGGCTGCCAGAAAATTTGGAGGCACAGCTCCATAGGCTTGCTTACTTTGAACAAGCCAAGTAGCATTGGTCGCAGGATTAGAATACACTGCGGTATAGTCGATAAAGTCAGGCTGCTGGGGGCTGTCGAGTGAAATACCAAGGTCACTGAACAGCGCTTTTTCCTGGGCATTCCAAGTTGCATCAGTAGTCCAGTCGGTGGGGTCCTGGCTGCCGTTAGGCAGGTTTTGGGAATCACGGTGTGAGAAACCGTCGCCCAGGCCAAAGTCAAAGCTGGGGCTTTGACTTGATTTATGGCAGCTAGCCAGCGCCAGCACCGTGGCAAGAAGTAGCAGTGTCCGCATCTAAGGGCTGGCAGATATAAGTATTTGCCGCTGCTAAAGTAGCGTAATCATTGCTACTGGCACGCATGGGTTGCCTGAATGCCAGTAGCAATGACCACCACTAAATTGAGTTTTTAATTACTGAAGTGCTTACTTACCTGCCGTTTGCTGCACTACCTCGGGCAGCACTTTGCTCAGGGCTTCGGCCTGGGCGCGCGTGAAATTGCCTTGCACCTGCACCAGCACAAACGAGCCCAGCGCATCGGGCAGGGCACCGGTAGCGACCAGCTCGCTCACCTGGTCGCCCGAGGCTTTTACCACATATTGGTAGGTAGCGGCTCCGCCATTCGAATTCACCAGTGAGGTGTAGCGCTCGGCTTGCAGCAGGCCGCTCACTTCCTTATTGAGGCCCTCGCGTACGAGGCCCTGGGCACTGCCCGAGGTAGGCGTAAAGCTCATCACCCGTGCCGTACGGATACCCGTGATGGCATTCGTAAGGTCATTGCCACCCAGTAGCTTACCCACCCGCACGAGCGCCAGACGCTGTAGCAGGTCGGCCGACCACTCGGTGGTGCGAAAGCCGGGCCGGTCGCGGTATTTGGCAAAAAAAGCCGATACGGTGCGGGCAGGCGTGCCCGGCCCTCCGGCGCGGCAGCCGCTCAGCATCAGCAGGCCAATGGCGATGCCCAGGGCCAGCAGCTGAAGCCAGATGCGCGTGTTCAGGGGGCGGTGGCAGCTGGGGCTACTATCAAGGAAGTGCATAAAGTGAGGTTAGCTATGCGCACCGGCCGAGTCACCTTTAAGGGGCGCGTCGTTTTCGCCCCGGCGCTGGCCCTGACTATCGACCGGCCCGTCGGCCCGGCTTATTTCGTCGGCCTCGTCGGTCGAGATGTAGTCGTTGGTAATGGGGCCGAGGCCACCAGTCTTGGCAGCCAGGTCGGCTTCGGCCTGGGCAAACTTGAGGTTAAGCAGCGAGTCGTCGGCGGGCTTTTGAGTCTTATCAGCCATAGAAGCAGGCCCGGTGGCCGGAAGGTGAGTGGCAGCCGGGCTAAGCGTAGTACGGCCCGGCTTGGCGCGGGGTTTGGGCGGCCGGGCCGCCCGACGGGGGCTATTTTTGCCGGCATTCCACTTAGCCACGCGCCTGATGACTTATTCGCAGCCCCCCGCTGACCTCGACGAAACGCACAACCCCTGGCAGACGCTAAGCTCGGAAGTGAAGTACCAGAATCCCTGGATTCGGGTGCGCGAAGACCAGATTATCAACCCCAAAGGCGGTCCTGGGGTGTACGGCGTGGTGTCCATGAAAAATAAAGCCATCGGAATTGTACCGCTCGACCCGGAGGGCAATACCTGGCTGGTAGGCCAGTACCGGTACGCGCTCAACGAGTACTGCTGGGAAATACCGATGGGCGGCGGACCCGTCGAGCTCGACGTGCTCGAATCGGCCCGGCGCGAGCTGCGCGAGGAAACCGGCCTGCTGGCTGCCCGCTGGACGCGCATCGCCCGCCTGCACACTTCCAACTCGGTTACCGACGAAGAGGGCTTCGTGTTTCTGGCCGAAGACCTGACCCAAAGCGAGTGGGAGCCCGAAGAAACCGAAGACCTGCGCCTCTGGAAGCTGCCGCTGGCGCAAGCCGTTGAGCTGGTTATGGCCGACCGCATTACCGATGCTATCAGCGTGGCGGGCCTGCTGAAGGCGGAGCGGGTGCTGGCCGCCAGAAATGGTGCCCAGCCGCCGGCACAGGCCACTTAGCCGGCATAGGCCACGGGTAGTTACGCCCTATTCGCCGTAAATTTGCCCTTATGCCTGCTTTTCTGCGTTACCTTGGCCATCGGCTCTACACTACATGGGCTACGCTGTGGTTTGTACTTCCTTTTTTTGTCACCTACCCGCTGCAGCTCATTCTGGTGCGCCGGCCGCAGTGGCGACCCTACCTGCACGCCATTAATCGCAATTGGGCTAAGTTCTCCATCCTGATGTGGGGCGTGCCGCTGGAAATTATCCACGAAAGCACCGCGCCGGTACCGCAGCCCTGCATCTACGTAGCCAACCACGGCTCTTACATTGATATTCTGGTGCTCTTCTACACCATCCCGGGCTTCCTGAATATGATGGGGAAAGACACGCTGGCAAAGTTTCCGCTCTGGGGACCGATATTCGGCAAAACTTATATTACGGTTAATCGTCGCAGCGTGGTGAGCCGCGGCCGGGCCATGGCCCAGGCCCGGCAGGGGCTGCTCAATGGCCGGCCGCTGGCCATATTCCCAGAAGGTACCATTGGGCCCAAACCCGGCGAGGAGCTGCTGCCCTTTATGGATGGCGCGTTTCAGCTGGCTATTGCTACCGGCGTGCCGATTGTGCCGGTGAGCATGCCCCTGAACCACAAGTTTATGCCCTCCGTTGCCGGCCTGCGGGTGCGTCACGCGCGGCTGCGCGTCGTGTTTCACGAGCCTATTAGTACCAAAGGCCTTACCCAGGAAGATGTACCCGCTCTGAAAGCGAAAGTGGCCGCTCAGATTGCCGATGACTTCGTGCCCGAAGGCCGGGGCATTCCGGAGCCCAGTAAGTTTTGGTGACAGGTAAGAAGGGATAGGTAGTTGTTTGGTATACTTCGACTTATCTGCCTGCTACTTCCTTTTTTCTCAGTATCCATTGCCTTATTACCCGTATTACATGAAAGCTGACCTCGAAACCCTGCGTGGCCTGGCGCACCTGGCCCGCCTCGAATTTGACCCGGCCCGCGAAGGTCAGATGCTCACCGACCTCAATAAAATCTTGGATTGGGTGGCCCAGCTGGAGAAAGTTGATACCGAAGGCGTAGCGCCGCTCGTTCATTTGTCGCACGAAATCAACGTGCTGCGCGACGATGAGGCCCGCAATACCGTAAGCCACCAGGATGGCCTGCGCAATGCCCCGCGCAAGGATTCGGACTACTTCCGCGTGCCCAAGGTGCTGGATTAGCGTGGGCAGGCGCCCGCGCCCTGTTGCTTTCTACCTGTAATGCTGCCAACTCTTGCCTGATTCTGCCTTTTTGCGCCGCTTGCCGGGGCTGCCCGCCCTTCTGGCCGGGCTGGCTCTGCTGGGGGTAGTATATTATTATGTGGCGGGCGACAATGCTGTGTTGCCCATCCGGCTGGTGCCGCACCTGGCCCCGGTGCCCCTCACCCTCGACTCGATAGCCGTAGGGCCGGCCCGGCTGCCTATGCCCGTCAACGGCTTTATTACTACGCTGACGCACGAGGTGAGCGGCCCCTACACGCAGCCGCTGGCGGCGGCGCTGTGGCTGGCGGTGCTGGGTATGGCGCTGGCCGGCTGGCTGGCCGTAGTGAGTATGCTGCGGCGGCCTGCCTTTCTGGCCGGTACGATGCCTGTCATCTTCCTGCTCATGTCGCTTAATGCCGACGCGCTGGGCATTTTTGACGATACCCGGCAGTACTTTTTATACCTCATGCTGGCCGTGCTGGGCACGGCGGCCCTGGGGCTGCACGCTTTTGGCGAGCAAGTGCGGGCCGGGTGGCGGGTGGCGCTGTTTAGCGCCCTGTTGGCTGGGCTGGCGGCCCTCGTACTAATCCGTACCAGACTGCCGCTGTCCGAAACGGTGCTGCACCTGGCTGCCTACGCTACGCCGGCCGGCGCGGCGCTGGTAGCGGCGCTGGTACTATGGGTAGGAGGGGAGAATATTCGTCTTTTGCTATGGTTTAACACCCAGGCCGAGCGCCCCGAAAGCCGGTTTGGGCTGCTGCCATTTCTACTGGCTAGTATGCTTTACCTGGGGGCTTTGGCGCTTTATTGCTGGAACGATAATACGCTGGCATTGGGTGCCGGCCTGCACCTCGACCCGCTGCTGTTGCTACTGCCGGCCGTGCTAATGGGCGGGCTGGGCCTGCGCGAGCGGGCGCCCAGCTACGCCGGCTGGCTGCCCTA
The sequence above is drawn from the Hymenobacter baengnokdamensis genome and encodes:
- a CDS encoding DUF4252 domain-containing protein; amino-acid sequence: MHFLDSSPSCHRPLNTRIWLQLLALGIAIGLLMLSGCRAGGPGTPARTVSAFFAKYRDRPGFRTTEWSADLLQRLALVRVGKLLGGNDLTNAITGIRTARVMSFTPTSGSAQGLVREGLNKEVSGLLQAERYTSLVNSNGGAATYQYVVKASGDQVSELVATGALPDALGSFVLVQVQGNFTRAQAEALSKVLPEVVQQTAGK
- a CDS encoding NUDIX domain-containing protein, which encodes MTYSQPPADLDETHNPWQTLSSEVKYQNPWIRVREDQIINPKGGPGVYGVVSMKNKAIGIVPLDPEGNTWLVGQYRYALNEYCWEIPMGGGPVELDVLESARRELREETGLLAARWTRIARLHTSNSVTDEEGFVFLAEDLTQSEWEPEETEDLRLWKLPLAQAVELVMADRITDAISVAGLLKAERVLAARNGAQPPAQAT
- a CDS encoding lysophospholipid acyltransferase family protein, with amino-acid sequence MPAFLRYLGHRLYTTWATLWFVLPFFVTYPLQLILVRRPQWRPYLHAINRNWAKFSILMWGVPLEIIHESTAPVPQPCIYVANHGSYIDILVLFYTIPGFLNMMGKDTLAKFPLWGPIFGKTYITVNRRSVVSRGRAMAQARQGLLNGRPLAIFPEGTIGPKPGEELLPFMDGAFQLAIATGVPIVPVSMPLNHKFMPSVAGLRVRHARLRVVFHEPISTKGLTQEDVPALKAKVAAQIADDFVPEGRGIPEPSKFW
- the gatC gene encoding Asp-tRNA(Asn)/Glu-tRNA(Gln) amidotransferase subunit GatC, producing the protein MKADLETLRGLAHLARLEFDPAREGQMLTDLNKILDWVAQLEKVDTEGVAPLVHLSHEINVLRDDEARNTVSHQDGLRNAPRKDSDYFRVPKVLD